In a genomic window of Chitinophagaceae bacterium:
- the cysC gene encoding adenylyl-sulfate kinase — MMAKNLFPIEKLLLSRDDKQAFLKQKSVALWFTGLSGSGKSTIAALLEKKLHEHSFISKVLDGDNIRSGLNANLDFSEIDRSENLRRIAEVNKLFLQCGIITINSFISPTNADRLQARNIIGDDFLEIFIDCPLKICEKRDVKGLYKKARKGEIRGFTGIDAPFEIPENPDLVLKTNEMNAEECAEKIYQFIKNLIKF; from the coding sequence ATTATGGCTAAAAATCTATTTCCTATAGAAAAGCTTTTGTTAAGCAGGGATGATAAACAAGCTTTTTTAAAACAGAAGAGTGTAGCTCTATGGTTTACAGGTTTATCCGGCTCAGGAAAATCTACTATTGCTGCGCTTTTAGAGAAAAAACTTCATGAGCATTCATTCATTTCTAAAGTGCTTGACGGTGATAATATCAGAAGCGGTTTAAATGCAAACTTAGACTTTTCGGAAATTGACAGAAGTGAAAATTTACGGAGAATTGCTGAGGTAAATAAGCTTTTCCTGCAATGCGGGATTATTACTATAAACAGCTTTATTTCTCCTACCAATGCAGACAGATTGCAGGCCCGAAACATTATAGGTGATGATTTTCTCGAAATCTTTATTGATTGCCCCCTGAAAATTTGTGAAAAAAGAGACGTAAAGGGTTTATATAAAAAAGCCAGAAAAGGAGAGATTAGGGGTTTCACGGGCATTGATGCTCCTTTTGAAATACCTGAAAACCCCGATTTAGTTTTAAAAACTAATGAAATGAATGCAGAAGAATGTGCCGAAAAAATTTACCAATTCATCAAGAACTTAATCAAATTTTAA
- the cysD gene encoding sulfate adenylyltransferase subunit CysD, translating to MPNVNLSHLKELEAESIFILREVVAMMENPCLLFSGGKDSIVVLHLARKAFFPSTVPFPLVHIDTGHNFKETIEYRDEIVKKYNLRLIVGSVEESIKTGKVVEEKGFNASRNALQTVSLLDTIEKYKFDAAIGGARRDEEKARAKERFLSHRDEFGQWDPKNQRPELWSLFNGKKHMGEHFRVFPISNWTEMDIWQYILQEKIDIPSLYFTHKRKCIQRDGVWMAYADFMNIREDEEIVEKQVRFRTIGDVTCTGATESKAENLEDIINEVAASRLTERGNRSDDKRSEAAMEDRKKLGYF from the coding sequence ATGCCAAATGTAAATTTATCTCACCTTAAAGAACTTGAAGCAGAATCTATTTTTATTCTCAGAGAAGTAGTAGCCATGATGGAAAATCCCTGTTTACTTTTTTCCGGAGGAAAGGATTCCATAGTTGTTTTGCATCTTGCCAGAAAAGCATTTTTTCCTTCCACAGTCCCTTTCCCGCTTGTTCACATAGATACAGGGCATAATTTTAAAGAAACTATAGAATATCGGGATGAGATAGTTAAAAAATATAATTTGCGTCTAATTGTCGGCTCTGTCGAAGAATCCATTAAAACCGGGAAAGTTGTTGAGGAAAAAGGATTTAATGCCAGTCGAAATGCACTGCAAACAGTAAGTTTACTCGATACCATTGAAAAATATAAGTTTGATGCAGCCATAGGCGGAGCGCGTAGAGACGAAGAAAAAGCGAGAGCAAAAGAACGTTTTTTATCCCACAGAGATGAATTTGGTCAATGGGATCCTAAAAATCAAAGACCAGAGCTTTGGTCACTTTTCAATGGCAAAAAACACATGGGTGAACATTTTCGTGTTTTTCCAATTAGCAACTGGACTGAAATGGACATTTGGCAATATATTTTGCAGGAAAAAATTGATATTCCAAGCTTATATTTCACACACAAAAGAAAATGTATTCAAAGAGACGGAGTTTGGATGGCCTATGCTGATTTTATGAATATCCGAGAAGATGAAGAAATTGTAGAAAAACAGGTTCGGTTCAGAACAATCGGAGATGTGACTTGCACGGGAGCTACTGAATCTAAAGCAGAAAATCTGGAAGATATAATAAACGAAGTAGCAGCCAGCCGCTTGACTGAAAGAGGTAATCGTTCAGATGATAAACGCTCTGAAGCAGCAATGGAAGACAGAAAAAAATTAGGTTATTTTTAA
- the cysN gene encoding sulfate adenylyltransferase subunit CysN produces MVKGKSYLDMELLRFTTAGSVDDGKSTLIGRLLYDTKSIFEDQYEAIEKTSLNRGEKYVNLALLTDGLRAEREQGITIDVAYRYFATPKRKFIIADTPGHIQYTRNMVTGASTANLALILIDARKGVVEQTKRHAFLASLLKIPHVVLCINKMDLVDFDEDVFNEIVDSFKSFAGKLETKDFRFIPVSALNGDNIVNRSENMPWYQGPTLLYLLEDIHIANDRNMVDCRFPVQYVIRPHNDDFHDYRGYAGTVAGGIFKPGDKVMALPSGFTTTIKALDTFDGAIEHAFPPMSVSILLEDELDISRGDMIVRENNVPQVGQDLDIMLCWMNEKALIPNGKYSIKHTTKDARCIVKKIHYKVNINTLHRDLDDLNIGLNDIGRISIRTTQPLFFDSYAKNRITGSVILIDENTNETVGAGMIL; encoded by the coding sequence ATGGTAAAAGGAAAATCATATCTCGATATGGAACTGCTTAGGTTTACTACAGCAGGCAGTGTTGATGACGGAAAAAGTACACTTATCGGTCGCTTATTGTATGATACAAAGTCAATATTTGAGGATCAGTATGAAGCTATTGAAAAGACAAGCTTAAACAGAGGAGAAAAATACGTAAATCTGGCTTTACTGACTGATGGATTAAGAGCTGAAAGAGAACAAGGAATTACTATAGATGTGGCTTACAGGTATTTTGCAACACCTAAGCGGAAATTTATAATTGCAGACACTCCCGGTCACATTCAATATACCAGAAACATGGTTACCGGAGCTTCTACGGCAAATTTGGCACTCATACTGATAGATGCCAGAAAAGGTGTGGTAGAGCAAACCAAAAGGCATGCCTTTTTAGCTTCATTATTGAAAATTCCACATGTCGTTTTGTGTATCAATAAAATGGATTTAGTCGATTTTGATGAAGATGTTTTTAATGAAATAGTAGATTCTTTTAAGTCATTTGCCGGCAAACTGGAAACTAAGGATTTTAGATTTATACCGGTAAGTGCGCTAAACGGTGATAATATTGTAAACCGTTCTGAAAATATGCCGTGGTATCAGGGCCCTACCCTCCTATATTTGCTGGAAGACATTCACATTGCCAATGACAGAAATATGGTAGATTGTCGTTTTCCGGTTCAATATGTTATCCGACCCCACAATGATGATTTTCATGATTACAGAGGTTATGCCGGAACTGTTGCCGGAGGCATTTTTAAACCGGGAGATAAAGTAATGGCACTTCCAAGTGGCTTTACAACAACTATCAAGGCCTTAGACACTTTTGACGGAGCTATTGAACATGCCTTCCCTCCCATGTCTGTTTCTATATTATTGGAAGATGAACTGGACATAAGTCGTGGGGATATGATAGTGCGGGAAAATAATGTCCCCCAGGTAGGTCAGGATTTAGATATAATGCTTTGCTGGATGAATGAAAAAGCTTTAATTCCTAATGGTAAATATAGTATAAAGCATACTACCAAAGATGCAAGATGTATAGTAAAGAAAATACATTACAAAGTAAATATTAACACACTGCACAGGGACTTAGATGATTTGAATATAGGTTTAAATGATATTGGCCGTATTTCTATTCGTACAACTCAACCATTATTTTTTGATTCTTATGCTAAAAACAGAATCACCGGCAGTGTGATTTTAATAGATGAAAATACGAATGAGACGGTGGGTGCGGGTATGATTTTATAA
- a CDS encoding type IIA DNA topoisomerase subunit B, translating to MANIQYDESSIRSLDWKEHIRLRPGMYIGKLGDGTSPDDGIYILFKEVLDNSIDEHVMGHGKRIDIKVESDKIVIRDYGRGIPLGKVVDCVSKINTGGKYDSKAFQKSVGLNGVGTKAVNALSTKFKVQAYRDGQTKWATFKQGILEEDSKLEKTEEKSGTEVIFAPDETIFKHYQFRMEFLKNQVRNYVYLNSGLSIYLNGERFFSKNGLLDLLSDKTDEEALRYPIIHLKGDDIEVALTHGNDYGEQYFSFVNGQYTPQGGTHLAAFREAIVKTVRDYYGKDYDAADIRASVIGAISIRVQEPVFESQTKTKLGSQNMGHDGPSVRAFILDFLKKSLDNFLHKNQEIAEALQKRILQSERERKEIAGIKKIAQKRAKQANLHNKKLRDCRVHYGDEKDERHFDSTLFITEGDSASGSLTKSRDVQTQAVFSLRGKPLNSYGLSKRVVYENEEFNLLQHALNIEDGIEGLRYNKIVIATDADVDGMHIRLLLLTFFLQFFPELVRNGHVYILETPLFRVRNKKETLYCYSEKEKQEAVKKLGGKPELTRFKGLGEISPDEFRAFISESIRLEPVVLDKDTTIKKLLEYYMGKNTMERQQHIIENLRLEKNQLFVEEA from the coding sequence ATGGCAAATATTCAATATGATGAAAGTTCCATCCGTTCACTGGATTGGAAAGAGCATATTCGATTAAGACCCGGTATGTATATTGGTAAATTGGGGGATGGGACATCTCCTGATGACGGTATATACATACTTTTCAAGGAGGTTCTGGATAACTCTATCGACGAACACGTAATGGGTCATGGCAAAAGGATAGATATAAAAGTTGAAAGTGATAAAATCGTTATTCGGGATTATGGCAGAGGCATACCTCTCGGCAAAGTTGTTGATTGTGTGTCAAAAATAAATACAGGAGGTAAGTATGATTCAAAAGCCTTTCAAAAATCAGTAGGGCTAAATGGAGTGGGAACTAAAGCAGTTAATGCTTTAAGTACAAAATTCAAAGTTCAGGCATACAGGGATGGGCAAACCAAATGGGCTACCTTTAAACAAGGTATTTTAGAAGAAGATTCAAAACTTGAAAAAACTGAAGAAAAATCAGGTACAGAAGTGATTTTTGCACCGGATGAGACAATTTTCAAGCATTATCAGTTCAGGATGGAATTTCTGAAAAATCAGGTACGGAACTATGTATACCTGAATTCAGGATTGAGTATTTACCTTAACGGGGAGCGCTTTTTTTCCAAAAACGGTTTACTGGATTTGCTTTCAGACAAAACGGATGAAGAAGCTTTAAGATATCCAATCATTCACTTAAAAGGGGACGATATAGAAGTAGCTTTAACGCATGGTAATGATTATGGAGAACAGTATTTTTCTTTTGTAAATGGTCAATACACGCCTCAGGGCGGTACTCATTTAGCAGCTTTCAGAGAGGCCATAGTAAAGACTGTAAGAGATTATTACGGAAAAGATTATGATGCAGCAGACATTAGAGCATCAGTAATAGGAGCCATTTCTATACGCGTTCAGGAGCCTGTGTTTGAAAGTCAGACCAAAACAAAATTAGGCTCGCAAAATATGGGTCATGACGGACCATCTGTAAGGGCTTTTATACTTGATTTTTTAAAAAAATCACTGGATAATTTTCTACATAAAAATCAGGAAATAGCCGAAGCTTTACAAAAAAGAATTTTACAGTCTGAAAGAGAAAGAAAAGAGATTGCCGGAATAAAGAAAATCGCTCAAAAGCGAGCGAAACAGGCAAATCTTCACAATAAAAAACTTAGAGACTGCCGTGTTCATTATGGTGATGAAAAGGATGAAAGGCATTTTGACAGCACATTATTTATTACTGAGGGTGACTCTGCCAGCGGATCTTTAACAAAAAGCAGAGATGTTCAAACTCAGGCAGTTTTTAGTCTTAGAGGTAAGCCGTTAAACTCTTACGGGCTTTCAAAGCGTGTTGTATATGAAAATGAGGAGTTTAATTTATTGCAACATGCCTTAAATATTGAAGATGGAATTGAGGGTTTGCGTTATAACAAAATAGTGATTGCTACAGATGCCGATGTTGATGGTATGCATATTCGCTTGCTTTTACTGACGTTTTTCCTGCAATTTTTTCCTGAATTGGTGAGAAATGGTCATGTTTATATTTTGGAAACCCCTTTGTTCAGGGTTAGAAATAAAAAAGAAACGCTTTACTGTTACTCTGAAAAAGAAAAACAAGAGGCAGTGAAAAAATTGGGCGGCAAGCCTGAACTAACAAGGTTTAAGGGTTTGGGAGAAATTAGTCCGGATGAGTTTAGAGCATTTATCAGTGAAAGTATTCGACTGGAGCCGGTAGTTTTGGACAAAGACACAACCATAAAAAAGCTCCTGGAGTACTATATGGGCAAAAATACCATGGAAAGACAACAGCATATTATTGAAAACCTGCGTCTGGAAAAAAATCAATTATTTGTTGAAGAGGCTTGA
- a CDS encoding NAD(P)H-hydrate dehydratase: protein MKILSSDQIRKADLETIKNKPISSIGLMERASSLFSDWFMTTFDADEKIAVVCGMGNNGGDGLAFARMIYKMQYKIDVYIIKTSDKGSDDFEINLKRLHDIGKINIIEISTNISDFQEYTVLVDAIFGTGLNRPAEGFVKEVIENVNQAESKVCSIDMPSGLMADSPSTGSIIQADYTFSFERPKLAFFMPENEKYTGQWVYQSIDLDSEFMDNCAVKYHYLIRDIVLPFFTKRKKFSHKGSFGHVLFYGTSYGKAGAGILTSHAALRSGCGLVSAYIPECNYIPFQTAIPEVMVMTGKGKKKLSDLPENIDAFDTLACGPGMDTDNETIESFYSLLKSFKKPVVLDADAVNAISINDKLWNVIPEKSILTPHPGEFKRIAGEWKNGFEKLDKLRAMSAKQNVIIVLKGAYTAIALPDGNVYFNSTGNSGMATAGSGDVLTGIIAAFLAKGLKPEQAALTGVYLHGMSGDTALASKGAESLIAGDIINALPYTFLNIAKLQ, encoded by the coding sequence ATGAAAATACTTTCATCAGATCAAATCAGAAAAGCTGATTTAGAAACTATAAAGAATAAACCTATTTCTTCTATAGGTTTGATGGAGAGGGCTTCTTCGCTATTTTCCGATTGGTTTATGACTACTTTTGATGCAGATGAGAAAATAGCTGTTGTTTGTGGTATGGGCAACAATGGAGGCGATGGCTTAGCTTTTGCCAGAATGATTTACAAAATGCAGTATAAAATAGATGTATACATTATCAAAACATCCGATAAAGGTTCAGATGATTTTGAAATAAATTTAAAAAGACTGCATGACATCGGTAAGATAAATATTATCGAAATTTCAACGAATATATCTGACTTTCAAGAATATACAGTTTTAGTTGACGCGATTTTCGGAACCGGTTTAAACAGACCTGCCGAGGGCTTTGTAAAAGAAGTTATAGAAAATGTAAATCAGGCTGAAAGTAAAGTTTGTTCCATTGATATGCCTTCGGGCTTGATGGCAGACAGTCCGTCTACAGGAAGTATTATTCAGGCAGATTATACCTTTTCATTTGAGCGCCCTAAACTGGCTTTTTTCATGCCTGAAAATGAAAAATATACCGGACAATGGGTTTATCAATCCATAGATTTGGATTCAGAGTTTATGGATAATTGTGCAGTTAAGTATCATTATCTTATTAGGGATATCGTACTACCTTTTTTTACAAAAAGGAAAAAGTTTTCACACAAGGGAAGCTTTGGTCATGTGTTGTTTTACGGAACTTCATACGGAAAAGCAGGGGCAGGGATACTAACTTCACATGCAGCTTTAAGAAGTGGTTGTGGACTCGTAAGTGCATATATTCCGGAATGTAATTACATACCTTTTCAGACAGCGATACCGGAAGTAATGGTAATGACAGGAAAAGGGAAAAAGAAATTATCGGATTTGCCGGAAAATATAGATGCCTTTGATACATTAGCCTGTGGACCGGGAATGGATACAGACAATGAAACTATAGAATCATTTTATAGTCTACTTAAAAGTTTTAAAAAACCGGTTGTTTTAGATGCAGATGCAGTAAATGCAATCAGTATAAACGATAAGTTATGGAATGTGATTCCCGAAAAAAGCATCTTGACTCCTCACCCGGGAGAGTTTAAAAGAATAGCCGGAGAATGGAAAAATGGTTTTGAAAAACTGGATAAGTTAAGAGCTATGTCGGCTAAACAAAATGTCATAATTGTTTTAAAAGGTGCATACACAGCCATTGCCTTACCGGATGGAAATGTGTATTTTAATAGTACCGGAAACTCAGGAATGGCAACAGCCGGAAGTGGAGACGTTCTTACCGGAATTATTGCAGCTTTTTTAGCAAAGGGCCTAAAACCGGAGCAAGCGGCTCTAACCGGAGTGTATCTGCATGGTATGAGCGGAGATACAGCTTTAGCATCTAAGGGAGCAGAAAGTTTAATAGCAGGAGATATCATAAACGCACTACCGTATACATTTTTAAACATAGCAAAGTTGCAATAG
- a CDS encoding hydrolase Nlp/P60 — protein sequence MLYGICDLSVIPLRSQASDKSEMTTQLLFGETVQILNEDMGWYNVICDYDKYTGYVDKKQITILNEKTYKKIIEQPLSVALDLVQSAFASNAHIPVLAGSLFPNFDGMSFKIGKEKYIYNGQVISFESIEKPDRFIEKCALRYLYAPYLWGGKSPFGIDCSGFTQMVYRMLGIKIQRDAYQQAVEGTEVAFPELASTGDLAFFSKEKEKNITHVGIILDNERIIHACGRVRIDKFDHFGIFNEELKQYSHKLKLIRRFF from the coding sequence ATGCTGTATGGTATTTGCGATTTGAGTGTAATCCCTCTAAGAAGTCAGGCCTCTGATAAGTCTGAAATGACAACTCAGTTATTATTTGGAGAAACTGTACAAATATTGAATGAGGATATGGGATGGTATAATGTGATTTGTGACTATGATAAATATACAGGCTATGTTGATAAAAAACAAATTACAATTTTGAATGAAAAGACCTACAAAAAAATCATTGAACAACCATTAAGTGTAGCTCTTGATTTGGTGCAGTCTGCATTTGCCTCAAATGCTCATATTCCTGTTCTGGCCGGAAGTTTGTTTCCCAATTTTGATGGAATGAGCTTTAAAATAGGTAAAGAAAAATATATTTATAATGGTCAGGTAATCTCATTCGAATCCATAGAAAAACCGGATCGCTTTATTGAAAAATGCGCATTACGCTATCTTTATGCTCCTTATTTATGGGGTGGAAAAAGTCCTTTTGGTATTGATTGCTCCGGCTTCACCCAAATGGTATATAGAATGCTGGGGATTAAAATTCAAAGAGATGCATATCAACAAGCGGTAGAAGGTACAGAAGTAGCTTTCCCGGAACTAGCTTCTACCGGAGACCTGGCTTTTTTCTCAAAAGAAAAGGAAAAAAATATTACACACGTGGGTATTATTCTTGACAATGAAAGAATTATTCATGCCTGTGGCAGAGTAAGAATTGATAAGTTTGATCATTTTGGTATATTTAATGAAGAGTTAAAGCAATACTCGCATAAACTGAAGCTGATTAGAAGATTTTTTTAA
- a CDS encoding PQQ-dependent sugar dehydrogenase, with protein MQCSAEKNDFEESDEDIFVIDTLLTGLQNPWGIEFLNEKEVLITERSGILSLYNMESEEKIILQNLPSNLTEVGQGGLLDIKKHPEYESNGWLYFTYAAQKSGGYVTELTRARLSGNQLTDSELLFSANNPLNAGQHFGSRITFDFDGYLYFTIGDRGRKHDAQDLSNHSGTVIRLNDDGSIPADNPFVGEENKKDEIWSYGHRNQQGMITHPVTGKIWTHEHGPRGGDEVNIIEKGVNYGWPLVTFGVNYNGTPVGDGDTTLPGIPRPVLHWTPSIAPCGMAFVHNSKFEQWNGSILSGALAGQHLNRIEINGENVINEERLMNGFARFRDIEQGPDGYIYIVTESPGLFIRLRPSS; from the coding sequence ATGCAGTGTTCGGCTGAAAAAAATGATTTTGAAGAATCAGATGAAGATATATTTGTAATAGACACTTTACTAACCGGTTTGCAAAACCCCTGGGGGATTGAATTTTTAAATGAAAAAGAAGTACTTATAACTGAACGTTCCGGAATTTTATCTTTATATAACATGGAGTCTGAAGAAAAAATAATTCTTCAGAATTTACCTTCAAACCTTACAGAAGTTGGTCAGGGGGGATTGCTTGATATTAAAAAACATCCGGAATATGAATCAAACGGATGGCTGTATTTTACCTATGCAGCTCAAAAATCAGGTGGTTATGTTACAGAATTAACTCGTGCAAGACTTAGCGGAAATCAATTGACAGATTCCGAGTTGCTATTTTCAGCTAATAACCCTTTGAACGCCGGTCAACACTTCGGAAGTCGTATAACTTTTGATTTTGATGGTTATTTATACTTTACAATTGGTGACAGAGGACGAAAACATGATGCTCAGGATTTAAGTAATCATTCAGGAACGGTAATCAGACTCAATGATGATGGCAGTATACCGGCTGATAACCCTTTTGTAGGAGAAGAAAACAAAAAAGATGAAATTTGGTCTTATGGTCACCGAAACCAACAAGGTATGATTACTCATCCTGTAACCGGTAAGATATGGACACATGAACACGGTCCTAGAGGCGGAGATGAAGTCAATATCATTGAAAAAGGTGTAAATTACGGCTGGCCGCTGGTTACTTTTGGCGTTAACTATAATGGAACGCCGGTAGGGGATGGAGATACGACTTTACCCGGTATACCACGTCCTGTTTTGCATTGGACTCCTTCTATAGCTCCTTGTGGTATGGCCTTTGTTCATAATTCAAAATTTGAACAATGGAATGGCAGTATTTTATCCGGAGCCTTAGCCGGACAGCACCTCAATAGAATAGAAATTAATGGGGAGAACGTTATTAATGAAGAACGTTTAATGAATGGGTTTGCAAGGTTTAGAGATATTGAGCAAGGACCGGACGGATACATTTATATAGTAACAGAAAGTCCGGGTTTATTTATAAGATTAAGGCCGTCATCTTAA
- a CDS encoding DUF4197 domain-containing protein: MKHFKKISLVFILTGLFLTSCDDFLSDSGLTESEVAQGLKSALEVGTNNSVDDVSKEDGYFGNPLLRIAFPPEVSQVETFLRNAGLGAVVDEAVLGINRAAEDAATEARPIFMNAISNITIADAFSILNGNNTAATDYLVQQTRSDLFNSFRPKIENSLDKVGANSQWNSVTTSYNNLNPFSPDVETDLAGYTTDKALDGLFLKVGQEEEKIRENPSARVNDILRRVFAEQD, from the coding sequence ATGAAGCATTTCAAAAAAATTTCGTTGGTTTTTATTTTAACCGGCTTATTCCTTACTTCTTGTGATGATTTTTTGAGCGACAGCGGCCTGACTGAAAGTGAAGTTGCGCAGGGTCTAAAGTCTGCTTTAGAAGTAGGCACTAACAATTCAGTAGATGACGTATCTAAGGAAGATGGTTATTTTGGAAATCCGCTTTTAAGAATTGCCTTTCCACCGGAAGTAAGTCAGGTAGAGACTTTTCTGAGAAATGCCGGATTAGGTGCAGTTGTTGATGAGGCTGTCTTGGGTATAAACCGTGCAGCAGAAGATGCGGCTACAGAAGCAAGGCCAATATTCATGAATGCTATATCAAACATCACAATAGCCGATGCATTTAGTATACTAAATGGAAATAATACGGCTGCAACTGATTATTTAGTTCAGCAAACCCGTTCAGATTTATTTAATTCATTTCGTCCAAAAATTGAAAACAGCCTAGATAAGGTAGGCGCTAATAGTCAATGGAATTCTGTAACAACCAGCTACAATAACTTAAATCCTTTTTCTCCGGATGTTGAAACCGATTTAGCCGGATATACTACAGACAAGGCTTTAGATGGTTTATTTCTAAAAGTAGGACAAGAAGAAGAGAAAATTCGTGAAAATCCATCTGCAAGAGTAAATGATATCCTTCGAAGAGTATTTGCTGAGCAGGATTAA
- a CDS encoding GNAT family N-acetyltransferase, with translation MKEINLKNYERKLILRNTKEEDFDQILEMQKVCFPGMDPWIKSNLENQMKIFPEGQFVIESEGKIVASSSCLIIDNEQYGMDHTWEEISDDGNISNHNEDGDILYGIELMVHPDFRGMKLSSRIYEARKELVRDLNLRLIRIGGRLPGYNNYKDKMKIREYVDKVTSKLIFDPVLTPQLSNGFSLKRIIPKYLEDDLDSGGYATVLEWSNFEYRRDEGKKYLASQPVRICIVQYQMRPVNNFDEFSHQCEYFVDVASGYRSDFIVFPEIFTLQLLSFLPKERPGLAARRLATFTPQYLELFSNLAIRYNINIVGGSHFTEEDEKLYNIAYFFKRNGEICKQYKLHITPNERKWWGVSEGNKVEVFDTDRGKIAIQICYDVEFPELTRIAVEKGARIIFVPFCTDDRQGYLRVRYCAQARCIENQIFVGIAGTVGNLPQVENMDIQYAESGIFTPSDFMFARDAIAGICTPNVETVIINELDLEMLRRNRLRGTVTNWNDRRRDLYKVIYKGE, from the coding sequence GTGAAAGAAATAAATTTAAAAAACTACGAACGGAAATTAATACTTAGAAATACCAAGGAAGAAGATTTTGACCAAATTCTGGAAATGCAAAAAGTATGTTTTCCGGGTATGGATCCCTGGATAAAAAGCAATCTTGAAAATCAAATGAAAATTTTCCCTGAAGGTCAGTTTGTAATTGAATCAGAAGGGAAAATTGTAGCTTCTTCCAGTTGCCTGATTATTGATAATGAACAATATGGAATGGACCATACCTGGGAAGAAATTTCTGATGATGGAAATATTTCAAACCACAATGAAGATGGTGATATCTTATATGGTATTGAGCTCATGGTTCATCCGGATTTCAGAGGGATGAAACTTTCTTCCAGAATTTATGAAGCCCGAAAAGAGCTTGTAAGAGATTTAAACCTTCGATTAATAAGAATTGGTGGGCGCTTACCCGGATACAACAACTATAAAGATAAAATGAAGATCCGGGAATATGTAGACAAAGTAACTTCTAAATTAATTTTTGATCCGGTTCTTACCCCACAATTGTCCAATGGCTTTTCTTTAAAGCGTATTATACCCAAATATCTGGAAGATGATTTGGATTCTGGAGGATATGCTACAGTATTAGAATGGAGTAATTTTGAGTATAGGAGAGATGAGGGGAAAAAATATCTTGCTTCACAGCCGGTTAGAATTTGTATTGTTCAGTATCAAATGAGACCTGTCAATAATTTTGATGAATTTTCACATCAATGTGAATATTTTGTAGATGTTGCCTCCGGTTACAGAAGTGACTTTATAGTTTTTCCGGAAATTTTTACTTTACAACTACTTTCTTTTTTACCTAAAGAGCGTCCCGGTTTAGCTGCGAGAAGACTTGCAACTTTTACACCTCAATATTTGGAGTTGTTTTCTAATTTGGCTATTCGGTACAACATTAACATTGTGGGCGGATCTCATTTTACTGAAGAGGATGAAAAACTCTATAATATAGCCTATTTTTTCAAACGCAATGGAGAAATTTGCAAGCAATACAAACTCCATATTACCCCCAATGAACGTAAATGGTGGGGAGTCTCTGAAGGAAATAAAGTTGAAGTTTTTGACACTGACAGAGGCAAAATTGCCATTCAAATTTGTTATGATGTCGAGTTTCCTGAACTAACGAGAATTGCAGTTGAAAAGGGAGCCAGAATCATTTTTGTACCTTTTTGTACTGATGACAGACAAGGTTATTTAAGAGTTCGATATTGCGCACAAGCCAGATGTATTGAAAATCAAATTTTTGTTGGAATTGCCGGAACAGTAGGTAATCTTCCTCAGGTTGAAAATATGGATATTCAATACGCTGAATCCGGTATTTTTACTCCTTCAGACTTCATGTTTGCCAGAGATGCCATTGCAGGAATTTGTACTCCAAACGTAGAAACCGTTATCATAAACGAGCTGGATTTAGAAATGCTGAGAAGAAACAGATTAAGAGGTACGGTTACAAATTGGAATGACCGAAGAAGAGATTTATATAAAGTGATTTACAAAGGAGAATAA